From one Marmota flaviventris isolate mMarFla1 chromosome 1, mMarFla1.hap1, whole genome shotgun sequence genomic stretch:
- the LOC114090015 gene encoding DNA-directed RNA polymerases I, II, and III subunit RPABC3-like, whose protein sequence is MAGILSEDVLDVKDIDPEGKEFYGVSLLHCESESFKMDLVLDINIHIYPVDLLDKFQLVIANTLYEDGTLGLSGLTRDEMSMEAATHLSAYVFYGASLMRLQGDANNLQGFGVDSRVYLLMKKLAF, encoded by the exons ATGGCTGGCATCCTTTCTGAGGATGTTTTGGATGTGAAAGACATTGATCCAGAGGGTAAAGAGTTTTATGGAGTATCTCTATTGCATTGTGAGAGTGAATCTTTCAAGATGGACCTCGTTTTAGATATAAACATTCATATTTACCCTGTAGACTTGCTTGACAAGTTCCAATTGGTCATAGCTAATACCTTGTATGAAGATGGTACCCTAGGCCTTTCAGGGCTGACCA GGGATGAAATGTCTATGGAAGCGGCAACACACCTCTCTGCTTACGTATTCTATGGGGCTTCACTCATGAGGCTGCAGGGTGATGCCAACAACCTGCAAGGATTTGGAGTGGATTCCAGAGTTTATCTGCTGATGAAGAAACTGGCCTTCTGA